One window from the genome of Enterobacter asburiae encodes:
- the paaZ gene encoding phenylacetic acid degradation bifunctional protein PaaZ, protein MQQLASFLSGTWQSGRGRERTIHHAISGEALWSVTSEGLDMTAARRYAIERGGEALHEMSFIERAAMLKAVAKHLLSEKETFYALSAQTGATKADSWVDIEGGIGTLFTYASLGSRELPDDTLWPEDELIPLSKEGGFAARHVLTSKSGVAVHINAFNFPCWGMLEKLAPTWLAGMPAIIKPATATAQVTQAMVKSIVDSGLVPDGAISLICGGAGDLLDQLDSQDVVTFTGSASTGQSLRVHPNIVANSIPFTMEADSLNCCVLGEDVTPDQSEFALFIREVVREMTAKAGQKCTAIRRIIVPQNQIDAVSQALIARLEKVVVGDPAQEGVKMGALVNAEQRADVQEKVEQLIAAGCQIRLGGKADLQAAGAFFPPTLLFCPQPDETPAVHATEAFGPVATLMPYRNARHAMQLARAGGGSLAGTLVTADLAIARQFIAGAARAHGRIQILNEESAKESTGHGSPLPQLVHGGPGRAGGGEELGGLRAVKHYLQRTAIQGSPTMLAAIGKQWVRGATVQEDRVHPFRKYFEELQPGDSLLTPRRTLTEADIVNFACLSGDHFYAHMDKIGAAESIFGERVVHGYFLISAAAGLFVDAGVGPVIANYGMENLRFIEPVKPGDTIQVRLTCKRKTLKKQRTAEEKPTGVVEWAVEIFNQHQQAVALYSILTLVARQQGEF, encoded by the coding sequence ATGCAGCAGTTAGCCAGCTTCTTATCCGGTACCTGGCAGTCTGGCCGGGGCCGCGAACGCACTATTCATCACGCCATTAGTGGCGAAGCGCTGTGGAGCGTGACCAGCGAAGGGCTGGACATGACGGCCGCCCGTCGCTATGCGATTGAGCGCGGTGGTGAAGCGCTTCACGAGATGTCCTTTATCGAACGTGCGGCCATGCTGAAGGCGGTGGCAAAGCACCTGCTTAGCGAGAAAGAGACGTTTTATGCCCTGTCGGCCCAGACGGGCGCGACGAAGGCGGACAGCTGGGTAGATATTGAAGGCGGCATCGGCACCCTCTTCACTTACGCCAGCCTGGGCAGCCGCGAGCTGCCGGATGACACGCTCTGGCCGGAAGACGAGTTAATCCCGCTGTCAAAAGAAGGCGGCTTTGCGGCGCGCCACGTCCTGACCTCAAAATCCGGGGTGGCGGTGCACATCAACGCCTTTAACTTCCCCTGCTGGGGGATGCTGGAAAAGCTGGCGCCGACCTGGCTTGCCGGGATGCCCGCCATCATTAAACCCGCTACCGCTACCGCGCAGGTGACGCAGGCGATGGTGAAATCCATCGTGGACAGCGGACTGGTGCCGGACGGCGCCATCAGCCTGATCTGCGGCGGCGCGGGGGATCTCCTCGACCAGCTCGACAGCCAGGACGTCGTGACCTTTACCGGCTCCGCCAGTACAGGGCAAAGCCTGCGCGTGCACCCAAATATTGTGGCGAATTCGATTCCGTTCACCATGGAAGCCGACTCCCTGAACTGCTGCGTGCTGGGGGAAGACGTTACGCCAGACCAGTCGGAATTTGCCCTGTTCATCCGAGAAGTGGTCCGTGAGATGACCGCTAAGGCCGGGCAGAAATGTACGGCCATTCGCCGGATTATCGTCCCGCAAAACCAGATTGACGCCGTGAGCCAGGCGCTGATTGCCCGGCTGGAAAAGGTGGTGGTGGGCGACCCGGCGCAGGAAGGAGTGAAGATGGGGGCGCTGGTCAACGCCGAACAGCGCGCGGACGTGCAGGAGAAGGTGGAGCAACTGATCGCCGCTGGCTGCCAGATCCGTCTGGGTGGCAAAGCGGATCTGCAGGCCGCGGGCGCATTCTTCCCGCCGACCCTGCTGTTCTGCCCGCAGCCGGATGAAACCCCGGCCGTCCACGCGACCGAAGCCTTCGGCCCGGTTGCAACGCTGATGCCGTATCGCAACGCACGCCACGCGATGCAGCTTGCCCGCGCGGGCGGCGGCAGCCTGGCGGGTACGCTGGTCACCGCAGACTTGGCCATTGCCCGCCAGTTTATTGCCGGTGCGGCGCGCGCCCACGGGCGTATTCAGATCCTTAACGAGGAATCAGCAAAAGAGTCTACCGGCCACGGCTCCCCGCTGCCTCAGCTGGTGCACGGCGGCCCGGGCCGCGCGGGCGGCGGAGAAGAGCTTGGCGGCCTGCGCGCGGTGAAGCACTACCTGCAGCGCACCGCGATTCAGGGCAGTCCGACGATGCTGGCCGCCATTGGCAAACAGTGGGTGCGTGGCGCAACGGTGCAGGAAGATCGCGTTCATCCGTTCCGCAAATACTTTGAGGAGCTACAGCCGGGCGACAGCCTGCTGACGCCGCGCCGCACCCTCACGGAAGCAGACATTGTGAACTTTGCCTGCCTGAGCGGCGACCACTTCTATGCCCATATGGACAAAATCGGCGCGGCAGAGTCGATCTTTGGCGAGCGCGTGGTGCACGGCTACTTCCTGATCTCCGCCGCCGCGGGGCTGTTTGTTGATGCGGGCGTTGGGCCAGTTATTGCCAACTACGGCATGGAAAACCTGCGCTTTATCGAGCCGGTTAAACCGGGCGATACCATACAGGTGCGTCTGACCTGCAAACGTAAAACGCTGAAGAAACAGCGTACCGCGGAGGAAAAACCGACCGGCGTGGTGGAATGGGCGGTTGAGATCTTCAACCAGCACCAGCAGGCCGTGGCGCTCTACTCCATTTTGACGCTGGTGGCGCGCCAGCAGGGCGAATTCTGA
- the feaR gene encoding transcriptional regulator FeaR, with translation MACASEQEQYQQWLAQINQVCGRFNAQPTEGKFFGELETSYARSLKLSTVTAGGVNLFRSRQEITQSNDAWFYTVFQLEGSAEIEQDERRAVLRTGDITLIDASRPCSINWREKSRQISLLVPRQIIEQQCRFQEISCATALSRTLPTVQLSHRLLMESMSNADLSDRESEAALEAMICLLRPAFQQREIIQPRKERQFQHVVALIDDHIQSESLRPEWIAAESGMSVRSLYRMFAEKGLVVAQYIKNRRLDLCAQVLRAAGDDEKLAGIGYSWGFTDHSHFSTAFKQRFGVSPGEYRRRYR, from the coding sequence ATGGCGTGTGCAAGCGAGCAGGAACAGTATCAGCAGTGGCTGGCGCAAATTAACCAGGTTTGCGGGCGTTTTAACGCGCAGCCCACCGAGGGGAAGTTCTTCGGCGAGCTGGAGACCAGCTATGCGCGCAGCCTGAAGCTCAGCACCGTGACCGCAGGCGGCGTTAACCTGTTCCGCTCCCGTCAGGAGATTACGCAGAGTAACGATGCCTGGTTTTATACCGTGTTCCAGCTTGAAGGCAGCGCAGAAATTGAACAGGATGAGCGTCGGGCAGTACTCAGAACCGGTGATATCACGCTGATTGACGCGTCGCGTCCCTGCTCGATCAACTGGCGGGAAAAATCCCGCCAGATTTCGCTGCTGGTTCCCCGTCAGATTATTGAGCAGCAGTGTCGTTTCCAGGAGATAAGCTGCGCGACGGCCCTTTCCCGCACCTTGCCCACGGTACAGCTGAGCCACCGCCTGCTGATGGAGAGCATGAGCAATGCCGACCTGAGTGACCGGGAGAGCGAAGCGGCGCTCGAAGCGATGATCTGCCTGCTGCGCCCCGCTTTCCAGCAGCGTGAAATCATTCAGCCGCGCAAGGAACGTCAGTTCCAGCATGTGGTGGCGCTGATTGACGACCATATTCAGTCTGAATCACTGCGCCCGGAATGGATTGCCGCCGAGAGCGGTATGTCCGTGCGCAGCCTCTATCGCATGTTTGCCGAAAAGGGGCTGGTGGTGGCGCAGTACATCAAAAACCGTCGTCTGGATCTGTGTGCGCAGGTACTGCGCGCTGCCGGTGATGATGAAAAGCTGGCGGGCATTGGCTACAGCTGGGGGTTCACCGACCATAGCCATTTTTCAACGGCGTTTAAGCAGCGTTTTGGCGTCTCGCCGGGTGAATACCGCAGGCGCTACCGCTAA
- the tynA gene encoding primary-amine oxidase, which produces MGSNSSFSARRTALAMAVALCCAWQSPVFAHGSEAHMVPMDKTLQDFGADVQWDDYAQMFTIAKDGAFVKVKPGAKNAIVNGKTLRLEVPVVMKGKKAFISDTFINDVFQSGLDQTFQVEKRPHPLNALTADEIKQAVEIVKASADFKPNTRFTQIALAEPEKAKVWDFVLNGTAVDAPRQAKIVMLDGKHVIESVVDLKDKKILRWEPVKDAHGMVLLDDFTAVQQIINESTEFAEVLKKHGITDPKKVITTPLTVGYFDGKDGLKQEDRLLKVVSYLDVGDGNYWAHPIENLVAVVDLEQKKIQKIEEGAVVPVPMTPRPYDGRDRVETPKKPLNITEPEGKNYTITGDMVHWQNWDFHLSLDSRVGPMISTVTYNDNGKKRQIMYQGSLGGMIVPYGDPDVGWYFKAYLDSGDYGMGTLTSPLVRGKDVPSNAVMLNETIPDYTGAPMEIPRAIAIFERYAGPEYKHQEMGQPNVSTERRELVVRWVSTVGNYDYIFDWVFHENGTIGIDAGATGIEAVKGVQAKTMHDATAKDDTKYGTLIDHNIVGTTHQHIYNFRLDMDVDGVNNKLVAMDPEVKPNTAGGPRTSTMQVNQYDIDTEQQAAQKFDPGTIRLLSNTSKENRMGNPVSYQIIPYAGGTHPVASGAKFAPDEWIYHRLSFMDKQLWVTRYHPDELYPEGKFPNRSIHDTGLGQYSKDNESLNDQDDVVWMTTGTTHVARAEEWPIMPTEWVHTLLKPWNFFDETPTLGKKKDEQK; this is translated from the coding sequence ATGGGAAGCAATTCTTCTTTTTCTGCCCGTAGAACGGCGCTGGCCATGGCCGTTGCGCTGTGTTGCGCCTGGCAATCCCCTGTTTTCGCCCACGGCAGCGAGGCGCATATGGTCCCGATGGACAAAACGCTGCAGGACTTTGGCGCGGACGTTCAGTGGGATGATTACGCACAGATGTTCACCATTGCGAAAGACGGTGCCTTTGTGAAGGTTAAACCGGGCGCAAAAAACGCCATCGTCAACGGTAAAACCCTCAGGCTTGAGGTGCCGGTGGTGATGAAAGGCAAGAAAGCCTTTATTTCCGATACCTTCATCAATGATGTTTTCCAGTCAGGACTCGATCAGACCTTCCAGGTTGAAAAACGCCCTCACCCGCTAAACGCGCTAACGGCGGACGAAATTAAGCAGGCCGTTGAGATTGTGAAAGCCTCGGCGGATTTTAAACCGAATACCCGCTTTACCCAGATTGCCCTTGCAGAGCCTGAGAAAGCTAAAGTGTGGGACTTTGTGCTTAACGGTACGGCCGTGGATGCCCCCCGCCAGGCGAAGATCGTCATGCTTGATGGAAAACACGTTATCGAAAGCGTGGTGGACCTGAAGGATAAAAAAATCCTGCGCTGGGAACCGGTGAAAGACGCGCACGGCATGGTGCTGCTGGATGATTTCACCGCGGTTCAGCAGATTATCAACGAGAGCACAGAGTTTGCCGAGGTGCTTAAAAAGCACGGTATCACCGACCCGAAAAAAGTGATTACCACGCCGCTGACCGTCGGCTATTTCGACGGTAAAGACGGCCTGAAGCAGGAAGATCGCCTGCTGAAGGTGGTGAGCTATCTGGATGTCGGCGACGGCAACTACTGGGCGCACCCGATTGAGAACCTGGTGGCCGTGGTCGATCTTGAACAGAAAAAGATCCAGAAGATTGAAGAAGGCGCCGTTGTTCCGGTTCCCATGACCCCGCGTCCCTATGATGGCCGCGATCGCGTTGAGACGCCGAAAAAACCGCTCAACATCACTGAGCCGGAAGGCAAGAACTACACCATCACCGGGGATATGGTGCACTGGCAGAACTGGGATTTCCACCTGAGCCTGGACTCCCGCGTCGGCCCGATGATTTCAACCGTCACCTATAACGACAACGGCAAAAAGCGCCAGATTATGTATCAGGGGTCGCTTGGCGGCATGATCGTCCCTTACGGCGATCCGGACGTGGGCTGGTACTTTAAAGCCTATCTCGACTCCGGAGACTACGGTATGGGCACCCTGACCTCACCGCTGGTGCGCGGTAAAGACGTGCCGTCCAACGCCGTGATGCTCAATGAAACCATCCCGGATTACACCGGCGCGCCGATGGAGATCCCGCGCGCGATCGCCATTTTCGAACGCTACGCGGGGCCGGAATACAAACATCAGGAGATGGGCCAGCCAAACGTCAGCACCGAGCGCCGCGAGCTGGTGGTACGCTGGGTGAGTACCGTAGGCAACTACGATTACATCTTCGACTGGGTGTTTCATGAAAATGGCACCATCGGCATTGATGCTGGCGCGACGGGTATCGAGGCGGTGAAAGGCGTTCAGGCGAAAACCATGCACGACGCCACCGCCAAAGACGACACGAAATACGGCACGCTGATCGACCATAACATCGTGGGCACCACCCACCAGCACATCTATAACTTCCGTCTCGATATGGACGTGGACGGCGTCAACAACAAGCTGGTGGCGATGGATCCAGAAGTGAAGCCGAATACCGCCGGTGGCCCGCGCACCAGTACCATGCAGGTGAATCAGTACGATATCGACACCGAACAGCAGGCGGCGCAGAAGTTCGACCCGGGCACCATTCGGCTGCTGAGCAACACCAGTAAAGAGAACCGCATGGGCAACCCGGTTTCGTATCAGATTATCCCTTACGCGGGCGGCACGCACCCGGTGGCAAGCGGTGCGAAATTTGCCCCGGACGAGTGGATCTATCATCGCCTGAGCTTTATGGACAAACAGCTTTGGGTGACGCGCTACCATCCGGATGAGCTGTACCCGGAAGGCAAATTCCCGAACCGCTCCATCCACGATACGGGGCTGGGGCAGTACAGCAAGGATAACGAGTCGCTGAACGACCAGGATGACGTGGTCTGGATGACCACCGGCACCACCCACGTCGCCCGCGCGGAGGAGTGGCCGATTATGCCGACGGAATGGGTGCATACCCTGCTTAAACCGTGGAACTTCTTCGACGAGACGCCAACGCTCGGGAAAAAGAAAGACGAACAGAAATAA
- a CDS encoding YdbL family protein, with the protein MKRLALILLALGMNVQAAALTLNDARAQGRVGETLSGYIAPIQQDAETLALVNRINAARTENYQKLADSNNLPVDEVAKMAGQKLVARAQPGEYVKGINGKWLKK; encoded by the coding sequence ATGAAACGATTAGCTCTGATTTTACTGGCGCTGGGGATGAACGTGCAGGCGGCTGCGCTGACCTTAAACGATGCCCGGGCGCAGGGGCGCGTGGGGGAAACCCTTAGCGGTTATATTGCCCCGATTCAACAGGATGCGGAAACGCTGGCGCTGGTCAATCGTATCAATGCGGCACGCACGGAAAACTACCAGAAGCTGGCTGACAGCAATAATTTGCCAGTCGATGAAGTGGCCAAAATGGCAGGTCAAAAGCTGGTTGCCCGCGCGCAGCCGGGCGAATACGTGAAGGGTATTAACGGAAAATGGCTCAAAAAGTAG
- a CDS encoding aldehyde dehydrogenase family protein: MSESQVAIQPAVQQFLDRQHGLWIEGRQAASDSEKRLNVFNPATGEVIASTADASVDDVDRAVMSGWRAFVARSWAGKLPAERERILLHFADLVEQHSEELAQLETLEQGKSINISRMFEVSCTLNWMRYTAGLTTKISGKTLDLSIPLPQGARYQAWTRKEPVGVVAGIVPWNFPLMIGMWKVMPALAAGCSIVIKPSETTPLTMLRVAELASEAGIPDGVFNVVTGSGAVCGAALTSHPYIAKVSFTGSTATGKQIARVAADTLTGVTLELGGKNPAIVLKDADPAWVIEGLMTGSFLNQGQVCAASSRIYIEAPLFDTLVSGFEQAVKSLSVGPGMSPEAFINPLVSRAHCDKVQTFLDEAKSRSAELIVGNRGPEGKGYYVSPTLVVNPDASLRLTREEVFGPVVNVVRVADGEEALQLANDSEYGLTASVWTQNISKALEYTDRLQAGTVWVNSHTLIDANLPFGGMKQSGTGRDFGPDWLDGWCETKSVCVRY, translated from the coding sequence ATGTCTGAATCACAGGTGGCCATTCAGCCTGCCGTACAACAATTTTTAGACCGACAGCATGGCCTGTGGATTGAAGGGCGTCAGGCCGCGTCGGACAGTGAAAAACGGCTGAACGTCTTCAACCCGGCCACGGGCGAGGTCATTGCCTCAACTGCCGATGCCAGCGTCGATGACGTTGACCGTGCCGTCATGTCCGGCTGGCGCGCGTTTGTCGCCCGCAGCTGGGCCGGAAAACTGCCGGCAGAGCGCGAGCGGATCCTGCTTCATTTTGCCGATCTGGTCGAACAGCACAGCGAGGAGCTGGCCCAGCTTGAAACGCTGGAGCAGGGCAAATCCATTAACATTTCCCGCATGTTTGAAGTCAGCTGCACCCTGAACTGGATGCGCTATACCGCCGGGCTGACCACCAAAATTTCGGGTAAGACCCTCGACCTTTCCATCCCGCTGCCGCAGGGCGCCCGCTATCAGGCGTGGACGCGTAAAGAGCCGGTTGGCGTGGTGGCCGGGATTGTGCCCTGGAACTTCCCGCTGATGATCGGGATGTGGAAAGTGATGCCTGCGCTGGCCGCGGGCTGCTCTATTGTCATCAAGCCGTCAGAAACCACGCCGCTAACCATGCTGCGGGTGGCGGAACTGGCAAGCGAAGCGGGCATTCCGGACGGGGTGTTCAACGTGGTAACCGGGAGCGGCGCGGTGTGCGGCGCAGCGCTGACCTCGCATCCGTATATTGCAAAGGTGAGCTTTACCGGCTCAACGGCGACGGGCAAGCAAATCGCCCGCGTGGCGGCGGATACGCTAACCGGGGTGACCCTGGAGCTGGGTGGGAAAAACCCGGCTATCGTACTGAAAGACGCGGATCCGGCGTGGGTGATCGAAGGCCTGATGACCGGCAGCTTCCTGAACCAGGGGCAGGTGTGCGCGGCGAGCTCGCGCATCTACATTGAAGCGCCGCTGTTTGACACGCTGGTCAGCGGGTTTGAGCAGGCGGTGAAATCCCTGAGCGTCGGGCCGGGCATGTCGCCGGAAGCGTTTATCAACCCGCTGGTGTCGCGCGCGCACTGTGACAAGGTGCAGACCTTCCTTGATGAAGCGAAGTCGCGCAGCGCGGAGCTGATCGTCGGTAACCGGGGGCCGGAAGGCAAAGGCTATTACGTTTCGCCGACGCTGGTGGTGAACCCGGATGCCTCGCTGCGCCTGACGCGTGAAGAGGTGTTTGGCCCGGTGGTCAACGTGGTGCGCGTCGCCGACGGGGAAGAGGCACTCCAGCTGGCAAACGACAGCGAATATGGTCTGACGGCCAGCGTCTGGACGCAGAATATCAGCAAGGCGCTGGAGTATACCGACAGGCTGCAGGCGGGCACCGTCTGGGTGAACAGCCATACGCTGATCGACGCCAACCTGCCTTTCGGCGGCATGAAGCAGTCCGGCACCGGGCGTGACTTTGGCCCGGACTGGCTGGACGGCTGGTGTGAAACCAAGTCGGTTTGCGTGCGGTATTAA
- a CDS encoding GGDEF domain-containing protein, with translation MEKRHNTTPELATWPSRKSMVLHGLETNLSWLAFVNFSFALMVLLRNVLFGNIDNLLHVEPHLRFMVDASMLGVIILSAALTLMAWRHIAGISVVLFICSVLWSLCCYWFIHDVHLPHPWPIFVTLLMAGMTALYFHPVGLISFVLPLWLTMPVASMAQNTGINIRFAGLWVVFTLILIFGRFILLSWFEEAWRRNQQNQLLISRLDALAHQDPLTKTANRRAMELVLENAVEQGKTFTLIMLDVDYFKRYNDTYGHQAGDECLTRVAEVLKTSVRTPDDVVSRYGGEEFVVILFNCPENIAEKVALRIQDGLRAESIPHSASTVSDHVTVSMGIASMAEGLAGTEIIARADAALYRAKEAGRDRWAL, from the coding sequence ATGGAAAAAAGACACAACACCACGCCAGAGCTGGCTACGTGGCCCTCCCGCAAATCGATGGTGCTTCACGGGCTGGAAACGAACCTGTCGTGGCTGGCGTTTGTTAATTTTAGCTTTGCGCTGATGGTCCTGCTGCGCAATGTCCTTTTCGGCAACATTGATAACCTTTTACACGTCGAACCGCATCTCCGGTTTATGGTTGACGCCTCGATGCTGGGCGTGATCATTCTGTCCGCTGCGCTAACGCTGATGGCCTGGCGCCATATAGCGGGTATCAGCGTGGTTCTGTTTATTTGCAGCGTGCTCTGGTCGCTATGTTGTTACTGGTTCATCCACGACGTACACCTTCCTCATCCATGGCCGATTTTTGTCACCCTGCTGATGGCCGGGATGACGGCGCTCTATTTTCATCCTGTTGGTCTGATATCCTTTGTTCTGCCGCTCTGGCTTACCATGCCCGTTGCCAGTATGGCGCAGAATACGGGGATCAACATTCGCTTCGCTGGATTGTGGGTCGTTTTTACGCTCATTCTCATTTTCGGGCGTTTTATCTTGCTGAGCTGGTTTGAAGAGGCCTGGCGTCGCAACCAGCAGAACCAACTCTTGATTTCGCGTCTGGATGCGCTGGCGCATCAGGATCCTCTGACAAAAACGGCCAATCGCCGGGCTATGGAGCTGGTGCTGGAAAATGCGGTTGAGCAGGGAAAAACCTTTACTCTGATTATGCTGGATGTCGATTACTTCAAGCGTTACAACGATACCTACGGACATCAGGCCGGTGACGAGTGCCTGACTCGCGTGGCTGAAGTGCTTAAAACATCGGTGCGGACGCCTGACGATGTAGTGTCACGCTACGGCGGCGAGGAGTTCGTGGTGATCCTGTTTAACTGCCCGGAAAACATTGCTGAAAAGGTGGCCTTACGCATACAGGACGGCCTGCGCGCGGAGTCCATACCGCACAGCGCGTCAACCGTTAGCGACCATGTCACCGTGAGCATGGGGATTGCGAGCATGGCGGAAGGGTTAGCGGGCACCGAGATCATCGCTCGCGCCGATGCGGCGCTGTATCGGGCGAAGGAGGCCGGGCGGGATCGGTGGGCGCTGTAA
- the paaA gene encoding 1,2-phenylacetyl-CoA epoxidase subunit PaaA: MTQEQRFEQRIAQETAIEPQDWMPDAYRKTLIRQIGQHAHSEIVGMLPEGNWIARAPTLRRKAILLAKVQDEAGHGLYLYSAAETLGCAREDIYQKMLDGKMKYSSIFNYPTLSWADIGVIGWLVDGAAIVNQVALCRTSYGPYARAMVKICKEESFHQRQGFEACMALAQGSEAQRQMLQDAINRFWWPALMMFGPNDDNSPNSARSLAWKIKRFGNDELRQRFVDNTVPQVEMLGMTVPDPDLRLDEESGHYRFGEIDWQEFEEVINGRGICNHERLAAKRKAWEEGAWVREAALAHAEKQRARQAA; the protein is encoded by the coding sequence GTGACGCAAGAACAACGGTTTGAGCAGCGCATAGCGCAGGAGACGGCGATTGAGCCTCAGGACTGGATGCCTGACGCCTACCGTAAGACGTTGATCCGTCAGATTGGTCAGCATGCGCACTCCGAAATTGTCGGCATGCTGCCGGAAGGAAACTGGATCGCCCGCGCGCCGACGCTGCGCCGAAAAGCGATCCTGCTGGCGAAAGTGCAGGACGAAGCCGGGCACGGGCTCTACCTCTACAGCGCGGCGGAAACGCTGGGCTGCGCGCGGGAAGACATCTACCAGAAGATGCTCGACGGCAAGATGAAATACTCCTCCATCTTCAACTATCCGACCCTGAGTTGGGCCGATATCGGCGTGATCGGCTGGCTGGTAGACGGCGCCGCTATCGTCAACCAGGTGGCGCTGTGCCGGACCTCCTACGGTCCGTATGCCCGCGCGATGGTGAAAATCTGTAAAGAAGAGAGCTTCCACCAGCGTCAGGGCTTTGAGGCCTGCATGGCGCTGGCGCAGGGCAGCGAGGCCCAGCGGCAGATGCTGCAGGACGCCATCAACCGCTTCTGGTGGCCCGCGCTGATGATGTTCGGGCCGAACGACGACAACTCGCCGAACAGCGCCCGCAGTCTGGCCTGGAAAATCAAACGCTTCGGCAATGACGAACTTCGCCAGCGCTTTGTCGACAACACGGTACCGCAGGTGGAGATGCTGGGCATGACGGTGCCGGATCCCGACCTGCGTTTGGATGAAGAGAGCGGTCACTACCGCTTCGGCGAGATCGACTGGCAGGAGTTTGAAGAGGTGATTAACGGACGCGGCATCTGCAACCACGAGCGCCTGGCCGCCAAGCGTAAAGCCTGGGAAGAGGGGGCGTGGGTGCGGGAAGCCGCACTGGCGCACGCGGAAAAACAGCGCGCCCGTCAGGCCGCATAA
- a CDS encoding YnbE family lipoprotein, with translation MKKMAGVLTVAVAALLTGCTPRIEVAAPKEPITINMNVKIEHEIHIKVDKDVETLLKSRSDLF, from the coding sequence ATGAAAAAGATGGCTGGTGTGCTCACCGTTGCCGTTGCCGCGCTACTGACCGGCTGTACGCCGCGCATTGAAGTCGCTGCGCCAAAGGAGCCGATTACCATCAATATGAATGTCAAAATCGAACATGAGATCCATATTAAGGTCGATAAAGATGTTGAAACCCTGCTGAAATCGCGCAGCGATCTGTTCTGA